The nucleotide sequence GGGTCGGCCCGGACGCGAGCGCGCCCTCGACGACGTGGGGCCCCGCGAAGTACGACACGTTCGCCGCCATCACCGAGGCGGGCAACCGGGGGTGGCCGTACTGCATGGGCAACAAGCAGCCCTACCGGGACCGCAATCTGCCGGACCCGTCGAAGGCGCTCGGCTGGTACGACTGCGACCACCCGAAGAACGAGTCCCCGAACAACGACGGGCTCGTCAACCTGCCGCCGGTGACCGGCAACAACATCTGGTACTCGCCGCAGGGCGGCGCCCCCGACTTCCCGCGCGACGCGAACGGCATCCCCTCGTACAAGAACGAGGAGGCCACGTACCTGCTGCCGTGGCTCAAGGGCGGCGGTCAGGCCACGATGAACGGGCCGGTCTACCGGTACACCGCCTCGGACGGCAACTCCGGTCGCTGGCCCGCCTACTGGGACGGCAAGTGGTTCGTCGGCGACTTCTACGACGCCGACCAGCCGCGCCACGCGGTGCTCACGGATCCGAAGAACCAGGGCAGCGGCGGACTCCCGATCCACGCGGAGTCGCTGAAGAAGATCGTGCCCGTCGGGACCAACGGCATCAGGAACCTCATGGACTGGAAGTTCGGGCCGGACGGCGCGCTGTACGTCCTGGACTACGGGCGCGGCTTCTTCACCTCGGACGCCAAGTCGGCGTTGTGGCGCGTCACCTACACGGGCGGCGGTCTGACGCCGGCGGCCGACGAGCTGGCGAGGAAGGCGGAGTGATGCGGGAAAGACACTCGTGGGCGGTCTTGTTGGCGGCCCTGCTGATGGTGCTCGGGCTCACGTCGACACCCGCGGCCGGCCGCACGGCGGAGGACCGGGAGCCGGCCGCCGCCGCCCAGACGCTCAGCTGGACCGCGGGCGACGACATCACCAAGTACCTGACCGCCCCGCGGACCGCGGTGGCGGGCCCGACCACCATCGTCTTCGAGAACAGCACGGCGACCGGCAACACCATGGGGATGCCGCACACGTTGACGTTCGACGTCTCCGACCCCGAGTACAACAACGACGTCCCGCTCAACATCCTGGCCAACCCCGGCGACGACCAGGGCGGCCGCCACACCGCCGAGGTCACGCTCACCCCGGGCCGGTACCGGTTCTACTGCACGATCCCCGGCCACGGTCAGATGCAGGGCATCCTCGTGGTGACCGAGGGCACCGGCGAGGACACCACCGCACCGGAGACGGCGGCCCGGGTCAGCGGCACACAGAACGCCCAGGGCGCGTACGTCGGTTCGGCGTCCGTGGCGGTGAGCGCGACCGACACGGGCGGCTCGGGGGTCGAGCGCGTCGAGTACGCGACCGGCGACAGCGGCGTCTGGCTGCCGTACACCACCCCCGTCGTGATCGACCAGGTCGGCGCCCACAGAATCCGCTACCGGGCGATCGACAGGGCGGGCAACACGGCGGCCGAGAAGAGCGTCGCGTTCACCGTCGTGGCGCCGCCGACGGACGACACGACCGCGCCGGAGACCTCGGCGACCGTGGCCGGTGAGCAGAACCCGCAGGGCCACTACGTGTCCATGGCGACCGTCACCGTCTCCGCGTCGGACACCGGGTCGGGGGTCAACACCATCGAGTACGCGCTCGGTGACTCGGGGGCCTGGCAGCCGTACACCGCGCCCGTGATGGTGCACGAGGTCGGCACGCACCAGGTGCGGTACCGGGCCACGGACAAGGCGGGGAACGTCTCCGCCGAGAAGAACGTCGGCTTCACCGTCGTCGCCCCGCCGGCCGACGACACGACTCCCCCGGTGACGGGTGTGACCGTCGAGGGCGACCGGAACTCCGCCGGCGCGTACCTCAGGAGCGCGAAGGTCACCGTCGGCGCCACGGACCACGGCGGCTCGGGGGTCGCCGCGATCGAGTACTCGCTGGACGGCGGCCCCTATCTGGCGTACACCGCACCGGTGCCGGTCGACCGCGCGGGCACGCACACGGTGACGTACCGGGCGAGCGACAAGGCGGGGAACACGGCCGCGGCCCGTTCCGTCAGTTTCACGGTCGTCTCGGGCGGCGGGGTTCCCGCGCCCAACTGCGCCGAGTACGACGAGCGGTTGACGGTCTTCGTCGGGACGGTCGACTCGGGTGTACCGAACCGGGTCACCAACAACCGTTGCCGTATCAATGAGTTGATCGAGGACGAGAAGGAGTGGACGTCTCACGCGCTGTTCCTGAAGCACGTGGACACCGTCCTCGACAAGCTGTTCAGGGAAGGGGTCGTCGACCCGCGCGAGTACGACGCCGTGAAGGAAGCGGCGGCGGAGTCGGGCATCGGCAGGCCCGGGCAGACGGAGGGCTACCGGACGATCCTCGACGGCACCGCCGAGTCGTTCGCCAAGTGGCAGCAGGTGGGCGGCGGTTCGTTCGGGCTGAACCCCGACGGCTCGATCACCTCGGGCACGACGAAGGCCGGGCTCGGCATGCTGTGGTTCCCCGAGCGGAAGTACGACGACTTCTCGCTGCGCCTGCAGTGGCGTGACGACGCGCCCGGCACGTCGAACGCCAACTCCGGTGTGTTCGTGCGCTTCCCCGGGGTCCACGACCACCCGGAGGAGCCACGGCCGGAGTGGGTGGCCATCAAGTACGGCCATGAGGTGCAGGTCCTGGACCGGCCCGACGGCGACATGTACAAGACGGGCTCGGTCTACGGCTTCGACCGGGTGGGGCTCGCCGGCGCGGGCGTCACCCAGAAGGGCACCTGGAACGACTACGAGATCCGCGTGGTCGACCAGCACTACTCCGTCTACCGCAACGGCGTTTTGATCAACGAGTTCGACAACACCGGCGGCCAGGACTTCACCCCGCCCCGCTCGGACGACCCGGGCACGGACGGACGCCGGTTCGCCTCCGGCCACCTCGGCCTCCAGGTGCACGGCACGACGGATGTCGTCTCCTACCGGGACATCCGGATCAAGGAACTGTAGGGAACCGCGGTGACCCGCGCCCCGCGAGGGACGCGGGTCACCGTCACGTCTTCTTCGCCCGGCTCGGCTGCACCCTCTTCGGCTCCCCCGGCATCTTCGGGTACTCCGGCGGATACGGCAGATCCCCGAGCCCGTGATCGTGCTCGTCCCGCGCGGCCAGCTCCAGCAGCGCCTCCAGGGAGAACGCGTGGTCGTCCATGTCGGCGTGCACGTCACCGACCTCGGCGAAGCGCCGCGGCATGGTCGCCAGGTCGAAGTCGCGCGGGACGGCGACGCCCACCTCGTCCCAGGTGAGGGGAGCGGAGACGGGTGCGTGCGGGTGGGGCCGTACGGAGTAGGCGGAGGCGATGGTGCGGTCGCGGGCGGTCTGGTTGTAGTCGACGAAGATCTTTTCCCCGCGTTCCTCCTTCCACCAGGCCGTGGTCACCTGTTCCGGCATCCGGCGTTCCAGTTCGCGGGCGACGGCGATGGCGGACCGGCGGACCTGGGTGAAGGTCCAGTCGGGCCGGATCGGCACGAACACGTGCAGGCCACGGCCGCCGGAGGTCTTCGGCCAGCCGCGCAGCCCGCCGTACTCGTGCAGGACCTCGCGCAGCTCGTGGGCGGCGCGCACCGCGTCGGCGTAGTCGGTGCCGGGCTGGGGGTCGAGGTCGATGCGGAGTTCGTCGGGGCGGTCGACGTCGTCGCGGCGGACCGGCCATGGGTGGAAGGTGAGCGTGCCGAACTGGGCGGCCCACACGACGGCGGCGACCTCGGTGGGGCACATCTCGTCGGCGCTGCGGCCACTGGGGAAGGTGATGTGGGCGGTGGGGATCCAGTCGGGCATGTTCTTGGGGGCCCGCTTCTGGAAGAAGTTCTCGCCCGTCACCCCCTCCGGATAGCGCTCCAGGGTGGTGGGCCGGTCGCGCAGGGCCCGCAGGATGCCGGGGCCCACGGCGATGTAGTACTGGGCGAGGTCCAGCTTGGTGAAGCCGCGCTCCGGGAAGAAGAGCCTTCCCGGGCTGGACAGCCGTACCGTGCGCCCCGCCGCCTCCAGCTCCACCGCTTCACCCATGCGGGCCACGGTAGGCGGGACGACCGGATGCCGCATACCGGGCGAATCTCACCGCGCGGTCGCACAAGCGCGGTCGCAGAATCGGAGGCATGGATCTTCCGGTGATGCCGCCCGTGAAACCGATGCTCGCCAAGTCCGTGGCGAAGATCCCGCCGGACATGCACTACGAGGCGAAGTGGGACGGTTTCCGGGCGATCGTGTTCCGCGACGGGCCCGAGGTGGAGATCGGCAGCCGGACGGGGAAGACGCTGAACAGGTATTTCCCCGAACTGGTGGAGGCCCTGCGGGAGCGGTTGCCGGAGCGCTGTGTGATGGACGGCGAGGTCATGATCGTCCGGGACGGGCGGCTGGACTTCGACGCCCTGACCGAGCGTATCCACCCCGCCGACTCCCGCGTCCGGATGCTGGCGGAGACGACCCCGGCCTCCTTCGTCGCCTTCGACCTGCTCGCCCTGCACGAGGAGTCACTGCTCGACGTCCCCCTCACCGACCGGCGCGCGCTCCTGGAGCTGGCCCTGTCGGGGGTCATGGCCCCGGTCCATGTCGCCCCGGCGACCACGGATCGCGAGCTGGCCGAGCAGTGGTTCGAGCAGTACGAGGGGGCGGGTCTGGACGGGGTGATCGCCAAGCCGCTCCAGCTGCTCTACCGGCAGGACGAGCGGGCCATGTTCAAGATCAAACACGAGCGGACGGCGGACGTCGTGGTCGCCGGCTACCGCCTCCACAAGAGCGGGCCGGTGGTCGGTTCCCTGCTGCTGGCCCTGTACGACGGCGGCGGCACCCTCCAACACATCGGCGTGTGCGCGGCCTTCACCATGAAGCGACGCGCGGAACTGGTGGAGGAGCTTGAACCGCTGCGTTTGGCGGACGTCGGGGAGCACCCCTGGGCGGCCTGGTCCGACGAGGCCGCGCACGAGACGGCTCGGCTGCCGGGCGCGCCGAGCCGGTGGTCGACGAAGAAGGACTTCTCCTGGGTGCCGCTGCGGCCCGAGCGGGTCGCCGAGGTCGCGTACGACCACATGGAGAACGGGGTCCGCTTCCGCCACACGGCCCGCTTCCGCCGCTGGCGCCCGGACCGTACAGCGGACAGCTGCACCTACGCGCAGTTGGACGAGCCGGTGAACTACGACCTGGCGGAGATCCTCGGGCCCGACACCGGACGGTGACGGTGGGTCCCGGAACCCGACCGCGACGGTCGAGCGGCCGGTCGCTCGGTCCCGGCACCGTCCATCACCGGCGGGGCTCAGGACTGCATCACGGGGCTCAGGGCTGCATCACGATCTTGACCGCCCCGTCCTGCTTGTGCTGGAACATCTCGTACGCCTGCGGGGCATCGGTGAGCGGCACCCGGTGGGTGGCGAAGTCGTCGACGCCCAGGGGGTCGTCCTCCGTGAGGAGGGGCAGGATGTCGTCGCTCCAGGCGCGGACGTTTGCCTGGCCCATGCGGAGCCGGATCTGCTTGTCGAACATGGTGAGCAGCGGCAGGGGGTCGACCTTGCCGCCGTAGATGCCGGAGAGGGAGATCGTGCCGCCGCGTCGTACGAGGTCGATGGCCGTGTAGAGGGCGGCCAGCCGGTCCACGCTGAGGTGCTCGGCGAATCGCGAGCTGATCGCACGGGGCAGATGTCCGGCCGCGTTCTGGATGAGCCGGGCGGCAGCACTGCCGTGGGCCTCCGTGCCGACGGCGTCGATCACCGAGTCGGGTCCGCGTCCGGCGGTCCGGTCCTGGATCGCGCCGATCAGGTCCTTCTCGTTCTCGAAGTCCCTGAGGTCGAACGTCTCGACGCCCCGTGCGCGCGCCCGGCTGAGCCGCTCGGGCACCAGGTCGACCCCGAACACCTGCTCGGCGCCGCGTTGCAGGGCCACTCGGCAGGCCATGTCCCCGATGGGGCCGAGGCCGAGCACGGCGACGGTGCCACCGGGCGGGATGTGCGCGTACTCGACCGCCTGCCAGGCGGTGGGGAGTACGTCCGAGAGGTAGAGGAACCGGTCGTCGGGCGGCCCTTCGGGCACCTTGATCGGCCCGAACTGTGCCTGCGGGACGCGCAGGTACTCGGCCTGGGCCCCCGGCACCGAGCCGTACAGCCGGGTGTAGCCGAAGAGGGCCGCGCCCATGCCCTCGCCGGTGCACTGGGTGGTCTCGCACTGGGTGGGGAGCCCGGTGAGACACATCCAGCAGGCGCCGCAGGCGATCTGGAACGGCACCACGACCCGGTCCCCGGCCGACAGGTCCGGCACCCCGGCGCCGACCTTCTCGACGATGCCCATGGGTTCGTGGCCGAGGATGTCGCCCGGCGTCATGAACGGGGTGAGCACCTCGTACAGGTGCAGGTCGGAGCCGCACAGCCCGGTGGACGTGATCCGGATGACCGCGTCCGTCGGCTCCTGGATCACCGGATCGGGCACGGTCTCCACGCGTACGTCCCGCTTGCCGTGCCACGTCACTGCCTTCATCGCGCCCACGCTCCGTTCCCTCGCCTCGCCAGCAGGTTCGGCACGAGTACCCGGGGCCCCACCCCCGAACCACTCAGAAACGATCGAGTATGGCCATCTATGCACCTTTAAGCGCACACTCGAAGGCACGATGAATGAGATGACCACGGCGCACAGAAAACTCCGCGCACGGCGGGCGCGGCACCGCTCGTCGGCGGGACCCCTGCTCGCCGCCCTGACCGCGGCCGCCCTGCTGGCGGGCTGCACCGTGACCGGCACGGACGGCGACGGACGTGGACGGGACGACGGCCGCCGGGACGGTCAGGTCAGCGCGCCGCCCGTCGGCTCCGTACTCGCCGTGAAGATCGACAACGTCTCCGCCGCCCGCCCCCAGACCGGCCTCGACGCCGCCGACATCGTCTACGCCGAGCAGGTCGAGGGCGGCCTCAGCCGGCTGATGGCCGTGTTCGCGACCGAGTTCCCGGAGACGGTCGGCCCGGTGCGCAGCGCCCGCGAATCCGACCTGGAGCTGCTGCGCCAGTTCCACGAGCCGACCCTGGCCTTCTCGGGCGCGCAGGGCAAGCTCCTTCCCCTGATAGACAGGGCACCCCTGCGGGCGGAAACCCCCGAGGACGCCGAGGACGCGTACTTCCGGGGCGACGAGAAGCCCATCCCGCACAACCTGTACCTGCGCCCCGACGAGCTGATCGACTCCCCACCCGGCGCCGACGCCCTCACCACCGGCTTCCGCTTCGGCCCCGCCCCCGCCGGCGGCGCCCCCGAGGACTCCCGCACGGTCCGCTATCCGGCGGCCCGCTTCACCTTCACCTGGTCCGACGACAGCCGCCGCTGGCAGGTCTCCATGGACGGCACCCCGACGGTCACCACCGACGACACCCGAGTCGCCCCGGCCACGGTGGTCGTCCAGTACGTGACGATCCGCGAGTCCCGGTTCCACGACTACCTGGGCAACAACACCCCGTACACGGAGACGGTGGGCTCCGGCCGCGCGGAGATACTGCGGGACGGCCAGGTCTTCGACACGACCTGGAAGCGGAAGGCCCCGACGGACGGCACGAGCTTCACGACGACGGACGGCAAACCGATGAACTTCGCGGAGGGCCAGGTGTGGGTGGTGTACGCGAAGGCGTGAGCGGGCCGGGCCACGATCCGCCCGCGGCCGGCCGACGACCCACCGGCGAAGCTACCGCGCACCCGAGGACTCGGCCGGGCTGCGCAGCTCTTCCGCCGCGTCGGCGACCCGCCGTATCAGCTCGAAGAAGACCTCCTGCTCCTCCGCCGACAAAGGCGCCAGGAACACCTGGTTCATCCGAGCCGTCCGCACCGTGAGCTTGCGATGCGTCCGCACGCCGTCCTCCGTGAGCCGCAGCAGGAACCGCCGCCCGTCCTGCGGATCGCGCACCTTGTCGAGGAGACCCCTGCGCCCGAGCCGGCTGATGACCTCGGACATCGTGGACCGGTCGAGCCCCACCCGCTCCCCCACCGTGCGCTGGTCGAGCCCCGGCTCGGCGACGAGCGTGTTGAGGACCGCGAACTGCGGCGAGGTGGTCTCCTCGGAGACCATCACGTTCCACAGCAGATAGTGGGCCTGCTGCAGTCGTCGGGCCAGGTGCCCGGGGTGGGCGGAGAGGTCCACCGCGGCCATGTTCGCTCCTCGACTCGGACGGGTCGGCTTCGTCGACCGTCTACCTTCACCGCCAGGCAACGACGACGATTCGTTTGTGCACTGACCAATATCCGCCACCCGGCGGGACATGTCCATCACCGGGCGGACAAGTGGCCCTGCCTTTCTCGTGGGACCTTGACGAGGGAACCGTCAGGTGGCAGCGTGAAGGAAACTTCACCGAAATGCTCAGTGCCCTGATCAATTGATCGCCGGGTGCTCGGACGAGACGGGGCCTCGCGGATGGACAAGGTGGTCGCCACAGCGCTGGAGGCGGTGGCCGATGTACCGGACGGCGCGACACTCGCCGTCGGCGCCTCCACTCTCGGCATCGGCATCGGCATCGGCCAGGGCCTCGCCCTCGTTCTGGAGCGCTAAGGAACCCCCATGACTCTCACCCAAGCGGACATCGACCAGGAGATCGCGGCCGAGCACGCCGCGTACGAGAAGCGGGTCGCCGACGGTGCGCCGGTCGAGCACCAGCCGCGCCGTGACTACGCCCCGTACCGGTCCTCGGTGCTGCGGCACCCGAAACAGCCGCCCATCGGCATCGACGTCACCAAGGACCCGGAGCTGGTGGAACTGTCCTCCCCCGCCTTCGGGGAACGGGACATCACCGAGATCGACAACGACCTGACCCGGCAGCACAACGGCGAGCCGATCGGTGAGCGCATCACCCTCTCCGGCAGGCTCCTCGACCACGACGGACGCCCGCTGCGCGGCCAGCTGGTCGAGATCTGGCAGTCCAACTCCGCCGGCCGCTACGCCCACCAGCGCGAGCAGCACGACGCGCCCCTGGACCCGAACTTCACCGGCGTCGGCCGCACGCTGACCGACGACGACGGGCACTACCACTTCACCACGATCCAGCCGGGCCCGTACCCGTGGCGCAACCACGTCAACGCCTGGCGGCCGGCCCACATCCACTTCTCGCTCTTCGGCACGGCGTTCACCCAGCGGCTCGTGACGCAGATGTACTTCCCGAGCGACCCGCTGTTCCCGTACGACCCGATCATCCAGTCGGTGACGGACGACGCGGCCCGCCAGCGGCTCGTCGCGACCTACGACCACAGCCTGTCGGTGCCTGAGTTCTCGATGGGCTACGTCTGGGACATCGTGCTCGACGGCCCGAAGGCCACCTGGATCGAAGAAGGACGCTGACCTGCCATGACGAAGATCGACACAAGCCGCCCGGAAACGGTGCTCCCGACCCCGTCGCACACCGTCGGCCCCTTCTACGGCCACGCCCTGCCCTTCCCCGGCGGCGGCGACATCGCCCCCGCCGGCCACCCCGACACGATCACGCTCCAGGGCTACATCCTCGACGGCGAGGGCAACCCGCTGCCGGACGCCTTCCTGGAGCTGTGGGGACCCGACCCGGACGGCAACCTCTCCCAGGTCGACGGCTCCATGCGGCGCGACACGGCGAGCGGCGGCTTCATGGGCCGCAACGGCGTGGAGTTCACCGGCTGGGGCCGCGTCCAGACCGACACCATCGGGCACTGGACCGCGCGTACGCTGCGGCCCGGCGCGCGCGGGCGGAACGCGCCGTACCTCAGCGTGTGCGTCTTCGCGCGCGGCCTGCTCGTGCATCTGTTCACCCGGATCTACCTGCCGGGCGACGGGGCCGCGCTCGCCGCCGACCCGCTGCTCTCCCGGGTGGACGAGGCGCGCCGGAGCACGCTGATCGCCGCGGACCAGGGCAACGGCACCTACCGTTTCGACATCCGCCTTCAGGGCGAAGGCGAGACGGTATTCCTGGAGTTCCAGTGACTTCTGCCGACGCCGACACCGGTCTGCTCGCCCCCGGGTGGACCGGTTCCCCGGCCGCGGCCTCGACCGGCGACACCGCCTACCTGCAGGCGCTGCTCGACGCCGAGGCCGCACTGACCCGCGCCCAGGCGGCGCTGGGACTGGCCCCCGCCGCGGCCGGGCCCGCGGTGACCTCGGCGGCGGATGCCGCCGCCTTCGACACGCGGTCCCTCGCGGAGCGCGCCCGCGGCGGCGGCAACCCGGTGATCCCCCTGGTCGCGGACCTCACGACGGCGGTCGGCGGCGAGTACGGCCCGTACGTCCACCGGGGCGCGACCAGCCAGGACATCATGGACACGGCGACGATGCTGGTCGCCGCCCGCACCCTCGACCTGATCCTGGCCGACCTCGGCCGTACGGAGTCCGCGCTGGCCGCCGTCGCCGCCGCGCACCGGGACACCGCGATGCCGGGCCGCACCCTCACCCAGCACGCCGTGCCCACGACCTTCGGGCTGAAGGCGGCGGGCTGGCGCTCGCTGATCCTGGACGCCAGGGACCGGCTCACGGCCGTACGGGCAGACCTGCCCGCCCAACTCGGCGGCGCGGCGGGCACGCTGGCGGCCTTCACGGTCTTCCGGACGACCGGCGCCCAGGCCGCGGCGGACTCCGCGACCCAGGTCGACCCGCACGCCCTGGTCGCCGCGTACGCCCGTGAACTCGGCCTGCGTGAACCCGAGTTGCCCTGGCACACCCTGCGCACCCCGATCGCGGACCTCGCCGGAGCGTTGGCCTTCGCCGCGGGCGCCCTGGGGAAGGTCGCGGTGGACGTACTCACCCTGGCCCGGACGGAGATCGCGGAGGTCGCTGAGGGCAGCGGGGGCGGTTCGTCGGCGATGCCGCACAAGGCGAACCCCGTACGGTCCACGCTGATCGCGGCGGCGGCCCGGCGGGCGCCCCAGCTGGCGGCGACGCTGTACGGCGCGCTGACCGCCGAGGACGAGCGACCGGCCGGGGCGTGGCACGCCGAGTGGGAGCCGTTGCGCGATCTGCTCCGGCTGGTCGGGGGTGCGGCGCGGGACGCGGTGGACCTCACGCGGGGACTCCGGGTGAACGCCGACGTGATGCGCCGACATCTGGACCTCACCCATGGGTTGATCGTCTCCGAGCGGCTGGCGGCCGAGCTGACCCCGGTGCTGGGCCGGGCCGTCGCCAAGGAGCTGCTGACCCGGACGGCGAAACGGGTCCACGCCGAGGGCCGGCCACTGAGCGAACTGCTGCTGGAGGAGCCGGAGTTGAAGGACGCCGCGCCCGCACTCATCGCGGAACTCACCGATCCCACCCACTACACCGGCTCCGCCGGAGCCCTCACCGACCGTGCCCTGGAGCGACGTTGACCGACAAGCTGCTCAACCACCGCGTGGAGGGTCCGCCGTCCGCTCCTCCGCTGCTGCTCGGCCCCTCCCTCGGCACGTCGACCAGGCTGTGGGACAAGGTGGCGCCCGAGCTGTCGATCACGCACCGGGTGATCCGCTGGGACCTGCCGGGGCACGGCGACTCCCCCGCCGGCCTGATCGCCCCGGGTGCGACGGTCGGCGATCTGGCCGCACTGGTGCTGGCGCTGGCGGACGCGCTGGGTGTCGAGCGGTTCGCCTACGCGGGTGTGTCCCTGGGCGGCGCGGTCGGTCTGCAGCTGGCCGCGCACCACCCGGAGCGGGTCTCGTCCCTCGCCGTGATCTGCTCCTCGGCGCACTTCAACGGGGCCAAGCCGTGGCGGGAACGGGCGGAACTGGTGCGCCGGGAAGGGCTGGCCGGGCTCGCGGAAAGCGCCGACTCGCGTTGGTTCACGCCCGGTTTCACCGTGCCGGAGCTGGTCGACGACCACCGGAACGCCGACCCGGAGGCGTACGCCGCCTGCTGCGACGCGCTCGGCGCGTTCGACATCCGCGAGGACCTGCCCAGAATCTCCGCGCCCACGCTCCTCGTGGCCGGCCGGCAGGACCCGGCGACGCCGCCCGCGCAGCTGCGGGAGATCGCGGACGCGGTGCCCGGATCGTCACTCACGGAGATCCCCGGCGCGTCCCATCTCGCGCCCGCCGAGCGCCCGGAAGCCGTACTGGCGGCGCTGCGCGGGCACTTCGACGGATACGCGAAGCGCGGTATGGAGGTGCGCCGTCAGGTCCTCGGCGACGCGCACGTGGACCGCGCCCAGTCCCGGCAGACGCCGTTCACGGCCCGCTTCCAGGACTTCATCTCCCGCTACGCCTGGGGTGAGATCTGGACCGACCCCACACTGTCCCACCGCGAACGCAGCATGATCACACTGACCGCGCTGGTCGCCCACGGCCACTACGACGAACTGGCCATGCACATCCGCGCGGCCCGCCGCAACGGCCTCACCCCGGAGGAGATCGGCGCCGTCCTCCTCCAGACCGCCGTGTACTGCGGAGTCCCGGCGGCGAACTCCGCGTTCGCGACGGCCCAGCGGGTACTGGCGGAGGAGGACGCGGACCGGGACCCAACTACATGAGTCCGTCCAGCGCCTTCCTCGCCCGCTCGACCAGTCCGTCCGCGCCACAGGACTCGGCCAGGGTCAGGCCCCGGTTGAGCTCGGAGACCGAGCGGATGGCGATGCCGTGGTCGACGCGGGCCGCCGCGTGCTCGTAGGCCGAGGGCGAGGCCGCGAGGTAGGTGACCGCCTGGGCGTACAGGGAGGCGGCCTGTTTGCCGGTGGCGAGAAAGGCCTCGACGCGCAGAGCCTCACCGATGGCGGTGTCCGTGCCGAGGCGTTCGGCACGGCGGCGGACGCTCACGGCGAGTTCGGCGGCGCGGCGCGGGTCCTCGGAGACAAGCGCGCGGGCGAGGTCTCCTCCCCAAGGGGCGATGACCGTGTTGTGGTGGCCCCGGGCGGCCGCCGCCTTCTCCGCGGCCTCCAGTTCGTTGATGCCGTCCTTGGTGCGGCCGACGGCGAGCAGCAGCCGGCCCCGTACGGAACGGGGGTCGGGCAGCACGACGGTGGACGGATACGGAGGCGCGAAACCGTGCTCCTCGGCGACCGCCCAGGCCTCCTGGACATGGCCGCGGGCGAGCAGTGTGTCGACCAGGTTGCAGGTCGACGACCAGTGCAGCGGCAGCCCGCGGCCCACCCGCTCGGCGAAGGCCAGCGACTTGCGCAGGGATTCCTCCGCCTCCCTGAGGCGGCCCCGCATGCGATGTCCGTGTCCGACGTAGGCGTGGGCCAGGGCGAGATGGCCGCCGCTCCACCCGGCGCTCTCGTAGGTGCGCAGGGCCTCCGTGTAGAGGCTCTCCGCCCGGTCGAGCCGGTCCGCGTAGGCGTACGCGATGGCCAGCATCAGCGGCAGTTCGATGTCCCACTCGCCGGCGGTCCAGCCGAGGCCCGGCGCCAGTCGGCCGTTGACGAGGGCGCGGTCGCAGAACTCGACGACCTCCTCGGCGTTCTCACCCCGCACCACGGCGTCGAAACCGCGCAGGATGAGCAGCGCGCGCTCGGAGTTGTCCTTCCCCGTGCAGGCCGCGGCGAGGGCGGACAGCTCCTGGGAGTGGGTCGGTGAGAGTTCCACGTCGGCGTGG is from Streptomyces sp. NBC_01314 and encodes:
- the pcaH gene encoding protocatechuate 3,4-dioxygenase subunit beta, encoding MTLTQADIDQEIAAEHAAYEKRVADGAPVEHQPRRDYAPYRSSVLRHPKQPPIGIDVTKDPELVELSSPAFGERDITEIDNDLTRQHNGEPIGERITLSGRLLDHDGRPLRGQLVEIWQSNSAGRYAHQREQHDAPLDPNFTGVGRTLTDDDGHYHFTTIQPGPYPWRNHVNAWRPAHIHFSLFGTAFTQRLVTQMYFPSDPLFPYDPIIQSVTDDAARQRLVATYDHSLSVPEFSMGYVWDIVLDGPKATWIEEGR
- the pcaG gene encoding protocatechuate 3,4-dioxygenase subunit alpha encodes the protein MTKIDTSRPETVLPTPSHTVGPFYGHALPFPGGGDIAPAGHPDTITLQGYILDGEGNPLPDAFLELWGPDPDGNLSQVDGSMRRDTASGGFMGRNGVEFTGWGRVQTDTIGHWTARTLRPGARGRNAPYLSVCVFARGLLVHLFTRIYLPGDGAALAADPLLSRVDEARRSTLIAADQGNGTYRFDIRLQGEGETVFLEFQ
- the pcaB gene encoding 3-carboxy-cis,cis-muconate cycloisomerase, translated to MTSADADTGLLAPGWTGSPAAASTGDTAYLQALLDAEAALTRAQAALGLAPAAAGPAVTSAADAAAFDTRSLAERARGGGNPVIPLVADLTTAVGGEYGPYVHRGATSQDIMDTATMLVAARTLDLILADLGRTESALAAVAAAHRDTAMPGRTLTQHAVPTTFGLKAAGWRSLILDARDRLTAVRADLPAQLGGAAGTLAAFTVFRTTGAQAAADSATQVDPHALVAAYARELGLREPELPWHTLRTPIADLAGALAFAAGALGKVAVDVLTLARTEIAEVAEGSGGGSSAMPHKANPVRSTLIAAAARRAPQLAATLYGALTAEDERPAGAWHAEWEPLRDLLRLVGGAARDAVDLTRGLRVNADVMRRHLDLTHGLIVSERLAAELTPVLGRAVAKELLTRTAKRVHAEGRPLSELLLEEPELKDAAPALIAELTDPTHYTGSAGALTDRALERR
- the pcaD gene encoding 3-oxoadipate enol-lactonase gives rise to the protein MTDKLLNHRVEGPPSAPPLLLGPSLGTSTRLWDKVAPELSITHRVIRWDLPGHGDSPAGLIAPGATVGDLAALVLALADALGVERFAYAGVSLGGAVGLQLAAHHPERVSSLAVICSSAHFNGAKPWRERAELVRREGLAGLAESADSRWFTPGFTVPELVDDHRNADPEAYAACCDALGAFDIREDLPRISAPTLLVAGRQDPATPPAQLREIADAVPGSSLTEIPGASHLAPAERPEAVLAALRGHFDGYAKRGMEVRRQVLGDAHVDRAQSRQTPFTARFQDFISRYAWGEIWTDPTLSHRERSMITLTALVAHGHYDELAMHIRAARRNGLTPEEIGAVLLQTAVYCGVPAANSAFATAQRVLAEEDADRDPTT